Proteins encoded by one window of uncultured Draconibacterium sp.:
- a CDS encoding amidohydrolase produces MENLKITIIQPDIIWENPDANLEKYSKWLDNIEGTDVIILPEMFTTGFSMHPEKLNESMDGPSVKWMQQVAADKNAAVVGSLIIEEAGKIYNRAIWVFPDSKIETYDKRHLYSMGQEHLHYAPGKEKLIVDYKGWKFCPQICYDLRFPVFARNLEDYDVVFYMANWPSPRHHVWKNLLISRAIENQSYCFGINRVGTDGTGLKYLGDSAYISPKGFANFMGEHEAIQTFEVSYSELHEFRQKFPLLNDRDTFTIQ; encoded by the coding sequence ATGGAAAACCTGAAAATAACCATCATACAACCCGATATAATCTGGGAGAATCCAGACGCAAATCTGGAAAAATATTCAAAATGGCTTGATAACATCGAAGGAACAGATGTGATTATTCTTCCTGAAATGTTTACAACAGGTTTTTCAATGCATCCTGAGAAGTTAAATGAATCGATGGATGGGCCATCGGTAAAATGGATGCAGCAGGTAGCTGCCGACAAGAACGCAGCCGTTGTTGGAAGCCTGATTATTGAAGAGGCAGGAAAGATATACAACCGTGCAATCTGGGTTTTTCCTGATAGTAAAATTGAAACGTACGACAAGCGGCATTTGTACAGCATGGGGCAGGAGCATTTACATTACGCACCCGGAAAAGAGAAATTAATTGTCGATTACAAAGGCTGGAAATTCTGTCCGCAAATTTGTTACGATCTGCGTTTTCCGGTATTTGCGCGAAACCTGGAAGATTACGATGTTGTATTTTATATGGCCAACTGGCCGTCGCCGCGTCACCATGTTTGGAAAAACCTGCTCATTTCACGAGCCATTGAAAATCAATCGTATTGTTTTGGTATTAACCGTGTTGGAACCGACGGTACCGGTTTAAAATATCTTGGCGATTCAGCCTATATTTCTCCGAAAGGATTTGCCAACTTTATGGGAGAGCATGAAGCCATTCAAACATTCGAAGTTTCCTATTCCGAATTACACGAATTCAGACAAAAATTCCCTTTGCTAAACGACCGCGATACTTTCACCATTCAATAA